A segment of the Nitrospina gracilis 3/211 genome:
GGTCATGGGTCCCACGGGAACGTTCATGATCAACGGCGTCGAGCGCGTGATCGTCAGCCAGATGCACCGTTCCCCCGGCGCGTTCTTCGCGCACGACAAGGGACGCAGTCACGTCAGCGGAAAAATTCTGTACAGCGCGCGGGTCATCCCGGACCGCGGTTCGTGGCTCGACTTTGAATTCGACATCAAAGACATCCTGCACGTCAAGATCGACCGCCGGCGCAAACTTCCGGCCACGGTTCTCCTGAGCGCCTTTGGCATGAGCCAGGAGGAAATCCTCGCTTCCTTCTACAACATCGAAAAAGTATCGCGGCTTGTCAAGGACGACCGGTACTTCATGGGCAGCAAGGGGCTCATGTGCGGCATCAAGGTGCTTGAAGACGTCATCGACCCCAAGACGGATGATGTTCTTGTGAAGTCCGGCAAGAAGGTGGCGCCGCAGCAGATCAAGAAACTGCGCCGCATGACCAAAACCCAGCGTGTTGAGATCGACAAGGAGACGCTGGCCGGTGGATACCTCGCGCAGGACATCGTGGACAAGGAAACCGGTGAGGTCCTGATCGAATCCAACACCGAAATCACCCCGGAGACGCTTGCGGTTCTGGCCAAGCACAACATCAGCGAATTTTCGGTGCTGTCCATCGACGAGGAAAACCCGGATACCACCATACGCGACACTCTGGCCCAGGCGAAGATTGCGGATTCGGATGAAGCCATCCGCGAAATCTACAAACGTCTGCGTCCTGGCGACCCGCCGACGACCGAGATCGCAAAAACGCTTTTCTACAACCTGTTCTTCAATCCGAAGCGGTATAACCTGTCGGTGGTGGGCCGGATCAAGATGAACCAGAAGTTTGGTCTGGATGTGCCGTTGGAGCACCGCCTGCTCACCCGCGAAGATCTCATTGCGGTCATCCGTTACATGGTGGACCTGCGAAACGGTGTGGGCGTGGTGGACGACATCGACCATCTGGGTAACCGCCGCGTTCGCGCGGTGGGTGAGTCCCTGGAAAACCAGTTCCGCGTCGGTTTGGTGCGCATGGAGCGCGCCATCATCGAGCGCATGTCCATTCAGGACCTGGATGTTTCCATGCCGCACGACCTGATCAACTCGAAGCCGGTCACCGCGGCGATCAAGGAATTTTACGGAAGCAGTCAGTTGTCCCAGTTCATGGACCAGACCAATCCCCTCAGCGAGGTAACGCACAAGCGGCGCCTCAGTGCATTGGGGCCCGGTGGCCTGACGCGCGAACGCGCGGGATTCGAGGTGCGGGACGTGCATCCGACCCATTACGGGCGAATCTGTCCCATCGAGACGCCGGAGGGACCGAACATTGGTCTCATTGCATCGCTCAGCACCTACGCGCGGGTGAACGACTACGGGTTTGTCGAAACCCCGTACCGCCGTGTGACGGAAGCCAAGGTGAGCGACAACGTCGAGTTTCACAACGCGATGGTCGAAGACGAGTATGTCATCGCGCAGGCCAACGCCCAGCTCGACGACAAGAACAGCTTCGTCAATGAAATCGTAGATGCGCGTCAGGGTGGCGACTTCATTCTGTCGCCGCGCGAAAAGATCAACCTGATGGACGTTTCGCCCAAACAGTTGATCAGCGTCGCCGCGTCATTGATTCCGTTTCTGGAAAACGACGACGCGAACCGTGCCCTCATGGGTTCCAACATGCAGCGTCAGGCCGTGCCGCTTCTGCAGACCGAGGCGCCTCTCGTTGGTACCGGTATGGAAGAGGTGGTGGCCCGCGATTCCGGCGCCGTGGTGGTGGCGGAGAACGACGGCGAAGTCATCAGCGCCGATGCGTCGCGTATTGTGGTGCGGACTTCCGGTCGCCAGAAGAGGAAAGGCATGCTGGATTCCAGTGTGGACATCTACACCCTGTCCAAGTACCAGCGCTCCAACCAGAACACCTGCATCAATCAGCGCCCGCTTGTCGGTACCGGCGAAAAGGTGAAGAAGGGTCAGGTCATCGCCGATGGGCCGTCGACGGACCGCGGTGAGCTGGCGCTCGGGCGCAACGTGCTGGTCGCGTTCATGCCGTGGGAAGGTTACAACTTCGAGGACGCCATCGTCATCAGCGAGAAGGTGGTGAAGGAGGACGTCTTCACGTCGGTCCACATCGAGGAGTTTGAGGTGGAGGCCCGCGACACCAAGCAGGGCAAGGAAGACATCACACGGGACATCTCGAACGTCGGCGAGGAAGCCCTCAGAAACCTGGACGACAGTGGCATCATCCGCATCGGTGCTTCGGTTGCGCCCAACGACATCCTGGTCGGCAAGATCACGCCCAAAGGCGAGACGCAGTTGAGTCCCGAAGAAAAACTGCTCAAGGCCATCTTCGGCGAAAAGGCGGGCGACGTGCGTGACACGTCCCTGCGCGTGCCGCCGGGCATCCAGGGCATCGTCATCGATGTCAAGGTGTTCTCGCGCAAGGGAGTCGACAAAGATTCCCGCACGCTGTCGATCGAGGAGGAGGAAGTCTCCAGGATCGAAAAGGACTTCAGCGACGAGATCGAGATCGTCAGGAACGAAAGCGAAAAGAAACTCCTGTCCATGCTGGTGGGCAAGCAGGTGACCAAGGTCACCACCATCGGCAAGAAGGTTTTCAAGAAGGGTCAGGACCTGACCGCGGAAGACCTCGCCAAAATGCCCACCAAGGACATGGTGAAGGTTCCGGTCAAGGACGTGGACCCGAACGAGTTGCAGCAGATCGAGGATGCCAGCAAGGACCAGATCCACATCCTCAAGACCATGATGAATGACAAGATCGCCAAACTGAAGAAGGGCGACGACCTGGCACCCGGCGTCATCAAGCTGGTGAAGGTGTTCGTTGCCATGAAACGCAAGCTTCAGGTGGGCGACAAAATGGCCGGCCGTCACGGCAACAAGGGTGTCGTCTCCAAGATCGTTCCGGAAGAGGACATGCCCTATATGGATGATGGAACGCCGATCGAGCTGATACTCAATCCGCTCGGCGTACCGTCCCGTATGAACGTCGGCCAGATTTTCGAAACCAACCTCGGCATGGCGGCCAAGGCCAGCGGCAAGCACGTCGCGACGCCCGTCTTCGATGGCGCAAAGGAAGACGATGTTCGCAGAATGCTCGTCGATTCCGGCTGTTCGCCCACCGGCGAAGTCAGTCTGTTCGACGGACGCACCGGCCAGCCGTTTCACCAGAAGGTCATGGTGGGGTACATCTACATGCTCAAACTGCATCACCTTGTGGATGACAAGATCCACGCCCGGTCCACCGGACCCTACTCGCTCGTCACCCAGCAGCCGCTGGGCGGAAAGGCGCAGTTCGGCGGTCAGCGGCTGGGTGAGATGGAGGTCTGGGCGCTCGAAGCATATGGCGGCGCCTACACCCTGCAGGAGATGCTCACGGTCAAATCCGACGACGTCGAGGGCCGCAAACGGATGTACGAAGCCATCGTCAAGGGCGACACGAATCTCACGCCCAGCCTTCCGGAATCGTTCAACGTCCTGGTCAAGGAACTGCAGAGTCTGGCCATCGACGTGGAACTGATGGAAACCGCCAGCAAGTAGCGGCCGCCGGGGCGACAGGAACGGCTTCCTGTCCGGAAACGAATTTTTAAATAAACTTTCATTTAGGAGACCACGCTTGTGGATACCCTGAACATTTTTGAAAAACCCAAGAATCCGATCATGTTCGACGCCATCCGGGTAAGGCTGGCCTCTCCGGAAAAAATCCGGTCTTGGTCGTACGGGGAAGTCAAAAAGCCGGAAACCATCAATTACCGGACCTTCAAGCCAGAGCGGGACGGCCTGTTCTGCGCCAAGATCTTCGGCCCGGTGAAGGATTGGGAGTGCAACTGCGGCAAGTACAAGCGCATGAAGCACAAGGGGGTGGTGTGCGAAAAATGTGGAGTGGAAGTCATCCTGTCCAAGGTCCGCCGCGAGCGCCTGGGGCACATCGAACTGGCCAGCCCCGTCGCGCACATCTGGTTCTTCAAGGGACTGCCGAGCCGCATCGGCCACGTGCTGGATCTCACGCTCAAGGAACTTGAGCGCATCATTTATTTTGAAAACTACGTGGTGGTCGATCCCGGCGAATCGGATTTCAAACCCGGCCAGCTCCTGGATGAAAAAGAATACCGAGAGGCGGAAATCGAGTACCCGCACGGACTGAAGGTGATGGTCGGTTCCGAAGCGGTGTACGAAATGCTGAAGAACATCGACCTGGACGCCACCGCCGAGCAGCTGAAGGAAAACCTGGCGAAAACCACCTCGGTGCTCAACAAACGCAAGATCGCCAAGCGCCTCAAGATCATCGAGGCCTTCCGCAAATCCGGCAACCGGCCGGAGTGGATGATCCTGAGCGTGGTGCCGGTCATCCCGCCGGAGTTGCGCCCGCTGGTGCCGCTCGATGGCGGCCGCTTCGCCACCTCCGATCTCAACGACCTGTACCGCCGTGTCATCAATCGCAACAACAGGCTGAAGCGGTTGATGGAACTGAAAGCGCCGCAGATCATCATCCGAAACGAAAAGCGCATGTTGCAGGAAGCGGTGTCGGCGCTGTTCGACAACGGCCGCCGTGGCCGGACGCTTCGCGGTACCAACAAGCGTCCGCTCAAATCGTTGAGCGACATGCTGAAGGGCAAACAGGGACGTTTCCGCCAGAACCTGCTTGGAAAGCGCGTCGATTACTCCGGCCGATCGGTCATCGTGGTTGGTCCCGAACTCAAGCTGCACCAGTGCGGGCTGCCTAAGAAGATGGCGCTCGAGCTGTTCAAGCCGTTCATCTTCAACCGGCTCGAGCAGAAAGGTTATGCCGCCACCATCAAGACCGCCAAGAAGATGGTCGAGCAGGAACGCGCCGAGGTGTGGGAGGTATTGGAAGAAGTCATCCAGAAGCATCCGGTTCTCTTGAACCGCGCGCCTACCCTGCATCGTCTCGGCATCCAGGCTTTCGAGCCGGTGTTGATCGAGGGCAAGGCCATCCGCATCCACCCGCTGGTGTGCACCGCGTTCAACGCGGATTTCGACGGCGACCAGATGGCCGTGCACGTGCCGCTCTCGATGGAAGCGCAGGTCGAGGCGAAACTGCTCATGATGGCGCCCAATAACGTGCTGTCTCCGGCCAACGGCAAGCCCATTGCCGTGCCCAGTCAGGACATTGTTCTCGGCTGTTACTACATGACCAAGATCCGCGGCAGCGTGCCCGGCGAGGGGCGCGTGTTCTCCAACCTGCGCGAGGTGCGCGCGGCGTACGATCACGGAGAACTGCACCTGCAGGCGAAGATGATGGTCGAAGTGGACGGCAACTTGGAAGTCACCACCACCGGCCGCGTTCTCTTGTATGAGGTATTGCCCGAAGAACTGCCGTTCAAGCTGGTCAACCAGGAGATGAACAAGAAAACCCTGTCCAACCTGATTTCCACGTCGTTCCAGATTGTGGGCCGGGAGAAAACCGTCGCGCTGTTGGATGCGGTCAAGACCCTCGGGTTTCATTACGCGACCGAGGCGGGCCTGTCTATTTCGACCGAATACATGCGGATTCCGAAGGCGAAGGAGACGCTCGTCAACAAGGCCGGCGATGAAGTGCTCCGCGTTTACAACCAGTACCGCGACGGCCTCATCACCAACGGCGAACGCTACAACAAGGTCATTGACATCTGGGCGCACGTCACCGAGCGCGTCTCGGAAGAGATGTTCCGCGAGCTGGAAGTCGAAGATGAAAATATCGTCAAGGGCGTGGAGGCCAAGGACTTCAACTCGATCTTCATCATGGCCGACTCCGGAGCGCGCGGCAGTTCGCAGCAGTTGCGGCAGCTGGCCGGCATGCGCGGCCTGATGGCCAAGCCGTCGGGTGAGATCATCGAGACGCCCATCACCGCGAATTTCCGCGAAGGGCTGTCGGTGATCCAGTACTTCATTTCCACTCACGGCGCGCGCAAGGGTCTGGCCGATACCGCACTCAAGACCGCAAACTCCGGTTATCTGACCCGGCGCCTTGTCGACGTGGCGCAGGATATCATCATCATGGAAGAAGACTGCGGCACCCTGCGCGGCATTAAGTTGTCGTCGCTGGTGGAAGCGGGTGAGATCATCCAGCCTCTGGGTGAGCGCATCCTCGGCCGTACGTGCCTGGAAGACGTGCTCGATCCGTTCACCGGCGATGTGCTGGTCAAGGCGAACGAGATGGTCGATGAAAAAGTGGTCGAGGCCATTGAGAACGCCGGTATTGAGGGCATCCGCATCCGCTCGAACCTGACCTGCGAATCGAAGCAGGGGTTGTGCGTGAAGTGCTACGGACGCAACCTGGCCACCAACGGCTGGGTGGAGATCGGCGAGCCGGTCGGCGTGATCGCCGCACAGTCCATCGGTGAACCGGGCACCCAGCTCACCATGCGGACGTTCCACATCGGCGGCACCGCGAGCCGCGTGGTCGAGCAGACCACGCTCAGCACGAAGAAGGGCGGCATCATCAAGTACCAGGGTCTGCGCACGATCAAGAACCAGCGCGGCGAGATCATCGTCATGAACCGCAACGGAAGCCTGGTGGTGCAGGACGAAAACGGCCGGGAAAAGGAAAGATATTCCGTCGTCTATGCGGCGAAGCTCAAGGTGCACGACGGGCAGGAAGTCCACGAAAACCAGACGCTGGTCGAATGGGACCCGTACACCAACTCGATCCTCACCGAAGTTGAGGGCACCATCGCTTTCGGCGACGTGGTGGAAGGCATCACCATGAAAGAGGACTTCGACGAAATCACCGGTTTGTCCACCAAGGTCATCATCAGCCACCGCGACGAAAAGCGCCAGCCGCGCATTTCGATCAAGGACGACAAGGGCGAAACCATCCGGCGTTACATTCTGCCCGCGGGCGCGCACATCAACGTCAACGAGGGCGACCGCGTGAATGCGGGTGACGTCATCGTCAAGATTCCCCGGGAGACGGCCAAGACGAAGGAC
Coding sequences within it:
- the rpoB gene encoding DNA-directed RNA polymerase subunit beta is translated as MSIKTTDRTQSTVRERLDFSRIPAVIEIPNLIGIQKKSFEYFLQTETAPSERKIQGLEEVFQDVFPISDLNINARIDYVGYEVGVWECACGEYKELGGLGVVCDACGQEVNYKEKFKLAECRQKGLTYSDPIKIMVRMVLFQREKIELNARILKELPGKYIVEEVKNPETNKPLIPSRTEIDATVIEVLQKAKVQEITINSVKEVKEQKIFLGEMPVMGPTGTFMINGVERVIVSQMHRSPGAFFAHDKGRSHVSGKILYSARVIPDRGSWLDFEFDIKDILHVKIDRRRKLPATVLLSAFGMSQEEILASFYNIEKVSRLVKDDRYFMGSKGLMCGIKVLEDVIDPKTDDVLVKSGKKVAPQQIKKLRRMTKTQRVEIDKETLAGGYLAQDIVDKETGEVLIESNTEITPETLAVLAKHNISEFSVLSIDEENPDTTIRDTLAQAKIADSDEAIREIYKRLRPGDPPTTEIAKTLFYNLFFNPKRYNLSVVGRIKMNQKFGLDVPLEHRLLTREDLIAVIRYMVDLRNGVGVVDDIDHLGNRRVRAVGESLENQFRVGLVRMERAIIERMSIQDLDVSMPHDLINSKPVTAAIKEFYGSSQLSQFMDQTNPLSEVTHKRRLSALGPGGLTRERAGFEVRDVHPTHYGRICPIETPEGPNIGLIASLSTYARVNDYGFVETPYRRVTEAKVSDNVEFHNAMVEDEYVIAQANAQLDDKNSFVNEIVDARQGGDFILSPREKINLMDVSPKQLISVAASLIPFLENDDANRALMGSNMQRQAVPLLQTEAPLVGTGMEEVVARDSGAVVVAENDGEVISADASRIVVRTSGRQKRKGMLDSSVDIYTLSKYQRSNQNTCINQRPLVGTGEKVKKGQVIADGPSTDRGELALGRNVLVAFMPWEGYNFEDAIVISEKVVKEDVFTSVHIEEFEVEARDTKQGKEDITRDISNVGEEALRNLDDSGIIRIGASVAPNDILVGKITPKGETQLSPEEKLLKAIFGEKAGDVRDTSLRVPPGIQGIVIDVKVFSRKGVDKDSRTLSIEEEEVSRIEKDFSDEIEIVRNESEKKLLSMLVGKQVTKVTTIGKKVFKKGQDLTAEDLAKMPTKDMVKVPVKDVDPNELQQIEDASKDQIHILKTMMNDKIAKLKKGDDLAPGVIKLVKVFVAMKRKLQVGDKMAGRHGNKGVVSKIVPEEDMPYMDDGTPIELILNPLGVPSRMNVGQIFETNLGMAAKASGKHVATPVFDGAKEDDVRRMLVDSGCSPTGEVSLFDGRTGQPFHQKVMVGYIYMLKLHHLVDDKIHARSTGPYSLVTQQPLGGKAQFGGQRLGEMEVWALEAYGGAYTLQEMLTVKSDDVEGRKRMYEAIVKGDTNLTPSLPESFNVLVKELQSLAIDVELMETASK
- the rpoC gene encoding DNA-directed RNA polymerase subunit beta'; translation: MFDAIRVRLASPEKIRSWSYGEVKKPETINYRTFKPERDGLFCAKIFGPVKDWECNCGKYKRMKHKGVVCEKCGVEVILSKVRRERLGHIELASPVAHIWFFKGLPSRIGHVLDLTLKELERIIYFENYVVVDPGESDFKPGQLLDEKEYREAEIEYPHGLKVMVGSEAVYEMLKNIDLDATAEQLKENLAKTTSVLNKRKIAKRLKIIEAFRKSGNRPEWMILSVVPVIPPELRPLVPLDGGRFATSDLNDLYRRVINRNNRLKRLMELKAPQIIIRNEKRMLQEAVSALFDNGRRGRTLRGTNKRPLKSLSDMLKGKQGRFRQNLLGKRVDYSGRSVIVVGPELKLHQCGLPKKMALELFKPFIFNRLEQKGYAATIKTAKKMVEQERAEVWEVLEEVIQKHPVLLNRAPTLHRLGIQAFEPVLIEGKAIRIHPLVCTAFNADFDGDQMAVHVPLSMEAQVEAKLLMMAPNNVLSPANGKPIAVPSQDIVLGCYYMTKIRGSVPGEGRVFSNLREVRAAYDHGELHLQAKMMVEVDGNLEVTTTGRVLLYEVLPEELPFKLVNQEMNKKTLSNLISTSFQIVGREKTVALLDAVKTLGFHYATEAGLSISTEYMRIPKAKETLVNKAGDEVLRVYNQYRDGLITNGERYNKVIDIWAHVTERVSEEMFRELEVEDENIVKGVEAKDFNSIFIMADSGARGSSQQLRQLAGMRGLMAKPSGEIIETPITANFREGLSVIQYFISTHGARKGLADTALKTANSGYLTRRLVDVAQDIIIMEEDCGTLRGIKLSSLVEAGEIIQPLGERILGRTCLEDVLDPFTGDVLVKANEMVDEKVVEAIENAGIEGIRIRSNLTCESKQGLCVKCYGRNLATNGWVEIGEPVGVIAAQSIGEPGTQLTMRTFHIGGTASRVVEQTTLSTKKGGIIKYQGLRTIKNQRGEIIVMNRNGSLVVQDENGREKERYSVVYAAKLKVHDGQEVHENQTLVEWDPYTNSILTEVEGTIAFGDVVEGITMKEDFDEITGLSTKVIISHRDEKRQPRISIKDDKGETIRRYILPAGAHINVNEGDRVNAGDVIVKIPRETAKTKDITGGLPRVAELFEARKPHEQATISEISGTVKFGGFVKGMRKVVIVNDSGEEREYLIPRGKHINVHEGDEVQAGEPLMDGAANPHDILRILGENELQKYLVNEVQEVYRLQGVAINDKHIEVIVRQMLRHLQVEEPGDTDLLIGEQVTRKVFNEKNQETIKEKGKPAQGQPVLLGITKSSLSTESFISAASFQETTRVLTEVAVSGKEDRLFGLKENVIMGRLIPAGTGCRAYSGIRIEEPEFEETEEVKPVEEEETPAAVE